In Rhodamnia argentea isolate NSW1041297 chromosome 11, ASM2092103v1, whole genome shotgun sequence, one genomic interval encodes:
- the LOC115750476 gene encoding WAT1-related protein At5g64700-like, translating to MGLKNPYLFTILIQIMQAGMTLLTKAAFNGGMKSFIFIFYRQLAGTIFLLLLSAMFERRSAAPLTFIIFFKISTLAFLGIMLAINVYGIVLLCTLASLASAAINCVPVTTFFFAVLLRKEKLNVREIAGVAKLRGRTICMGGVATLAFFKGQILNPPFALHNAQHQHQHQHHVSSSGSTTWIVGCFPSFISVSSWGLWYVLQVPPASHEGL from the exons ATGGGACTGAAGAATCCATACTTGTTCACTATATTGATCCAGATTATGCAGGCAGGCATGACCTTGCTCACCAAGGCTGCATTCAATGGAGGAATGAAGagtttcatcttcatcttctaccGGCAACTGGCTGGAACCATCTTCTTGCTCCTGTTATCTGCGATGTTCGAAAGGAGATCTGCAGCTCCGCTCAcgttcatcattttcttcaagATATCCACGCTTGCTTTCCTGGG TATCATGCTAGCTATTAATGTCTATGGGATTGTGCTCCTGTGTACCTTGGCTTCACTCGCGTCTGCAGCTATTAACTGCGTACCAGTTACAACCTTCTTCTTCGCCGTTCTTCT CAGGAAGGAGAAGTTGAATGTGAGGGAAATAGCGGGAGTTGCAAAGCTTAGAGGAAGAACAATTTGCATGGGAGGAGTGGCCACCCTTGCGTTCTTCAAGGGACAAATTCTAAACCCTCCTTTTGCCCTCCACAATGCccaacaccaacaccaacaccaacaccatGTTTCATCATCCGGAAGCACAACATGGATCGTAGGTTGCTTCCCCTCTTTCATTTCAGTCTCCTCCTGGGGCTTATGGTATGTTCTCCAGGTACCCCCAGCTTCTCACGAAGGATTGTGA